Genomic DNA from Thermodesulfobacteriota bacterium:
GTGTGTTTGATGACTGTATGAAGGTCGTGGAAGCCCTGTCTGAAAAATACAACGTGGCTTTACTGAATTCAAAAAATGCCTGGAGGATTCTGGGGCAGGAATCCTATTCATATGAAGTTGCACAGAATTTTGAATATGAGCTGAAAAACAAAGCCCTGGTTGTGCCCATTGGGAATGCGGGCAATATTACCGCAGTGATGAGTGGATTCTTGAAGTTTTTCCAAACCGGTATCATCAATGCGCTGCCAAAAATTGTGGGTGTACAATCTGTCCATGCCAACCCTGTGTATCGCTATTATCTGGAGCCGGATATTCAAAAAAGGAAATTTGTTCCAATAACAGTCAAACCAAGTGTGGCTCAGGCGGCAATGATCGGAAACCCTGTTTCCATGCCAAGGGTCATAAGCCTTGTAGATATGTACAACCAAGCAGCCGGGAAACAGAATGTCTTTTTTGTTGAGGTAGCTGAGCAGGCCATAATGGACTGGGAACTTCTGGCAAACAGGAATGGACATATTGCTTGTACCCACGGGGGTGAATCTTTGGCCGGCCTTGTTGAAGCCATAAATAGAGGGATTGTTAAAGACGATGACAGTGCCATTCTCGATTCAACCGCACATGCATTGAAATTTGCCAATTTCCAGCAGATGTATTTTGAAAACAGCTTTCCAGCAGAGTTTAAAATTAAACCCGATCCTGAGTTCAAAAATTCTCCGGCACTTATCCGCCCCAAACACAGTAAAAAGGTTCCTTCTTCCGGAATGCCGCTTACCGGAAAGGACCTTAAACAGTTTGTAAACAGCGTATCTGATGAAATTGCAACTTTATTGGAACTGAAAAAGATTTAGCGTGGAAAAAACAGAAAACGAAAAATATGAAGGTTCAAAAAGGTGAAAAAAGATGAAAAAAAAGCAGCCTATCTGGCCCGGATATTTACTTTTGATTATCTTTTTTATGGTGTCATGCAGCGGTGCCCAGCTGCGAAAAGAGCAGGCGGAAGCCTCCAGAAAAATTGGTGAAGCATACCTTAAAGATAAAAACTATACATATGCATTAAGAGAGCTTTTAAAAGCTGAAGAGATTTATCCTGATGATCATCTTCTTCAAAATTACCTTGGAATAGCATACAGACTAAAGGGAAAGCCGGATCTTGCCATAAATCATTTTAAGAAAGCGCTGAAACTAAAACACGATTATGCTCCGGCAAGAAATAATCTAGGAGCAGCCTATTTCGATAAAAAGGATTGGGATAGCGCGATAGCTTGCTACAAAGAAGTGGCTGAAAATCTTCTTTATGGAACGCCTCATTATCCTCTTTATAATCTTGGAAGAGCCTATTACGAAAAAAAAGAGTACAAGCTATCAGAAAAATTTTTTCTTGCTGCCATAGAGAAAAGGCCAAATTATTTCGACGCTCTCCACGGTCTGGGCCAAACATATATTGCCATGGGAAGAATTTCGGAGGCTGTGGCAGCTCTTGAAAGTATAGTAAAACAAACGCCTAAATTTGCAAATGAAAATGTTAATTTAAGCATGAACTACCGATTGACAGCTAAATATAAATTTGCAAAAGTATATTTTGATTTGGGGGGTGCCTATCGATTACAACATAAATACAGAAAGGCCTATAGCGCCTACAACAAAGTAATTAACCTTGTCCCTGAAACATCTTTGGCAGTTGAAGCTGAAAAAGAAATCAAGAGTTTAAAAAGATAAAAGAAGCTATAAAAAAAATCCGCTAAGCCTCAAAGCAAAGCCAATTAATTTTGCCATAAACCTCCCTTTTAGTCCACCATATGGCGCTGTTCAAGCTGAACAATTTTAGGTGTGATAAATATAAGAAGTTCCTCACTTATTTCTGATTTTCCTTCTTTTTTAAAGAGCCAGCCAAGCAGGGGGATATTTTGCAACCCTGGCCAGCCGGAAGTTGAAGAGGTTTTATTTGTTTTAACAATACCACCGATTACTATCGTATCCTGATCGTTGACTAAAAGTTCCGTTTCAGCTTCATTTTTAATGATTGAGGGTACATCAAAACCTGAGCCGGAAACGAAATCACCGACGTCGTCTTTGGTCACATGTATCTGCAATAAAACACGCTCATCCGGAGTGACCATCGGTGTCACTTCAAGCGATAGAACGATATCTTTAAATCTAACCGATATATCACCATCAGATATTTCAAAGTAGGGGTACTGAAACCCATGTTTTATCATAGCTGTCTTTCCGTCAAGTGTTAATACTTTGGGAGAAGAGATTATTTTTCCTTTTCCACGGGTTTCCATAGCCGTTAATTGTGCATTTAGCACAAACGGAGTTCCGTTAACCTTGGTAAAAGCAAGACCTATGGTTCCTGCACTTGCGACAGGCAGATTCATTGCAACATCACCTGACAGATTTCCGCTGATCCTCTCTGGTGAATTCCAGGGCCCTATGTCTGCAGACCAATCAATACCGATTTCATTTGTAAAATCAGTATTTATTTCAACGACTTTTGCTTCGATCATCACCTGGGGAGTTACCTTGTCCAGTTTCTGAATGATTTCTTTAGCCCGCTTTACCGAATCAGGCACATCTGTAAGTATAACCATATTAAGGCGCGCATCAGTCGAAACAACTCCACGGTCGGGATTAAATATGCTTATGCCTGTGACTGCAGTATTCTCAAACCCTCTAAAACGACTTTTAGTGCCCTTTGATATTATTTTTTCAGTGCCTTTTTTTATAAGGTGAGCTATCGCCAATTCACTTGCACTGGTATAGCTGATGGGTAAAAATGCGGTTATTAAATCTTCCTGCTTTTTGGCTTCCTGCTTTGCTTTCAGTTTTTCTTTTCTTTCTACTTCTTCTTCTTTTAATGTCTCAAGTGTGGCAATTCTTATAATATCTCCTTCATAGATTCTGCCCAGTTTATTCATCTTAAGAACAAGGTCGAGAACCTGATCCCATGGTACTGGTTTGTCAAATGAAAGCGTAATTTTTCCGGTAACATCTTTGTCAATAGCGAAGTTTTGTCCGCTTATTTCTTTTAAAATTCGAAATACATTTTTTATATCGGTGTCATAAAAATCAAGCGCTATTTTTTCTCCGGTATACTTTTTTGCTGTTTCTCCATAGTAGGCTTCAACAATTCGTGGTTTTCCGGAATGAGCTTCAATTCTTCGCTGGCGTTTCAGATCATAAAGGTCTTGATCGCTCTTGTCGAATAAAACCACGCCGGGTTTATCACGTTCCACTTTTTCATACTCTTTCTCCTGGGACATATCGGGTGTTTTTGCAATTGGCATTTTTTCGGCGACTGAATCTTTAATATCCATCTGGGCAAAAACTTTTTTCCACGATGGCAGGTCAGCCTGTTCAAATGGTTTAGGCGGAATTGAAGAGGCTTCAAAATGGATTAAAAGAAGGTCCTCTTTTTGTTCAAGAGTGTAAGGAACCCTTTCTCTCAGTTCTATGGCAACCATAGAGGTGTTTTTTACGGTAGTCTTGAAGAACGGAGTTATTCGATCTACCGCACTTTCAAACCGTGTGGTGATAAGCGGACGTTTTCGATATTTTGGTAGTTTTGTATTAAACAGGTTGATACGAAGTAATCTGTCCGTTACTTCAACAAGCTCGTGGTTCACTGGATGGGTGGTTCCAATTATTACAGTCGATTTTCCGGTTTCTTTGCCAAGAAAATCTATACGATTGACCCACGCGGGTTTGGTATATGCATAGGCCGGTTTCATTTTTTCAGCAACGACAATTGGTTTTTCTTCCGGCACAGGAGCTTTCTTTTCAGGAGTAATAGCTTTTTCGGATGTAATAACCTTTTTAGAACTTGCCAAGACCGGGGCTATTTCATCTTTTCCTACATGAATCTCAAGACCGGTTTCCACCGGATATGCTGAGAAACTGGAAAGAAACTTCTTTTTTGTATCTAGCACAACCCGTACTTTGTCTGGATATCCAAAATGGCGAACCCGGCTTACCCACTTGCTGTTCGCCGGGACGGTCTTTTGTTTTTTAAAGGGGCTTTTGATGTTGTAAATATCAAAAACGATCCGTGCAGGGCTCTTTATCGTAAAAGATTTGTAATTTTTAATCACACCATCTGCATTAACGTTAATTTTTATCTTTTCTTCATATTTTAATACATAAACCGATTTCAGAATGCTTGCAGCCGGAACGATAGCATCGACAGGTTTTGTTGCCTGAACTAATTCAGCTGTCTCACTGGCTGCTGCCGAATCAGAAGAAGCCTGGGCTTCGGATGTCTTTGAAAAAGATATTTTGATACCGGTATCATCAGGAGTTACATCATAGGGGGTGTCCTTTTTCAAAGAGATCAGAATTCTGGTTGTACCTTCCTGGTCAGCCAATTCCGAAGTTTCGATTGATGAAATAAGGTCACTTTCCGGTGTATAAGTGCTTTGAATTGTTTCATCAAGACCGGTTTCGTGAAAATAAAAGAGAATTCCCAGAGGAATATCCTGCTTAATTGAAGTATAGGTTAAAAAGCGATTGCCTCTGACCGTAACAGTAGCCAATTCCGAATCTTCTGCCGTAATTAGGTTGGTGATAAGAGTGGGGGCAACGGAAACTTCAGCGTCATCTACTTTTTCGACATCAGCCTTGTTGGAAGCACATCCTGAAAATATCAATGCTGCTGATAAAAGTGAGGCAATTAAAGCTTTTTTTCTTAAAAATCGTTTGATTAAATGAATCATGCTGTTATTCTCCGGAAGGCTTTTGAAGTTTCATTTTTTTTTGGCGGACTTCTATATTGCCTTGAATATTTTGAATCTCTTCTTCAATAATAATATTGTCTTTTTCTATTTTTATTATTTTACCCGAGTTGAGTCCGATGTATGTTCCTTTTTTTATAACATAACCTTTGCCCGAGATTTCTTCTACAAGTGCTTTATTACCGCTTGGTGCACGAATTATTGCCACAAGTTTCAACTGGCCTAAAGAGAGCTTTTCAAGTGGTGTACGAGGGACACGCTTTTTCTTTTTTTTCCTGAAAACAGGTGTCTCTTTAAACAAGGGCTCAAAAGGGTCAATCTTCCCACGGGCAATGTAAGCACTGGGAGCGGAATCGGTTATGGAAGATGATATTATTTTATCCGACCCCTTTGTTGCTGCAACTGCTGTTTTATCTGATACTTTAGCTACTACTTTTGCAGTATCTGGCTTAGGCTTTAAAACATCTTTTTTTATTGGTAATTTATTACTGCCGGTAGATGATGGGACAGGTCTTTTCTCTTTTTTTGTGATTTTTATCTTTGAAATGTCCGATTTAGGTTCTAAAGTCATCTTCGGTTTTTGTGGCTGCACTGCCGGTCTTTTGCTTATCTTTACATCTCTTGCCGGCGAAATATCCGCTTTAGGGTTTTTTGCCAGATCGTGTTTTGTTAAAACCTTTGGTGTGCTTTTTACGGGTACAGTTTTTTCAGCTTTTGCAGCATCTTTTGATTTGGCAATTATTTTTTTGTAAACAATTTCAGGTTTCGCAGGTCGCTCTGACCGGCCGTCACATCCTGAAAAAAGACCTGCAACAAGAACCGATAGACCGATTAAAAAGACAACACTGCTTATCATAAAATGTTTATACATGATATATTAATTTTCCTGCGGATAATCTATTTTTTTCTTCTTCCTCTTTTCACCGGTTTTTTCTTTTTAGCAACAGGTTCAACAAATTTGTATGTCACAGCCGTACATGAAGTACTCAGTTTGCTGGTGGCTGGGTTTTTCGATTTATCTTTGCCCGCTTCATT
This window encodes:
- the thrC gene encoding threonine synthase, with product MKLNNFPEEIRPYVIPQVKGEMIYRCLNCNKEFDIKKLLYTCPDCGQVLLIYDKNFNLLKEVGGKTWRKIFDYRKMLTIPALKGIYRYHEFIGPVIPIDDVIYLGEAHTPVIEANAFLQQRVGIQFYFKNDGQNPSASFKDRGMASAFSYINFLIKHGFISNVLAICASTGDTSAAAALYAGYMNPKVKSAVLLPHKKVTPQQLSQPLGSGASVFEIPGVFDDCMKVVEALSEKYNVALLNSKNAWRILGQESYSYEVAQNFEYELKNKALVVPIGNAGNITAVMSGFLKFFQTGIINALPKIVGVQSVHANPVYRYYLEPDIQKRKFVPITVKPSVAQAAMIGNPVSMPRVISLVDMYNQAAGKQNVFFVEVAEQAIMDWELLANRNGHIACTHGGESLAGLVEAINRGIVKDDDSAILDSTAHALKFANFQQMYFENSFPAEFKIKPDPEFKNSPALIRPKHSKKVPSSGMPLTGKDLKQFVNSVSDEIATLLELKKI
- a CDS encoding tetratricopeptide repeat protein; translated protein: MKKKQPIWPGYLLLIIFFMVSCSGAQLRKEQAEASRKIGEAYLKDKNYTYALRELLKAEEIYPDDHLLQNYLGIAYRLKGKPDLAINHFKKALKLKHDYAPARNNLGAAYFDKKDWDSAIACYKEVAENLLYGTPHYPLYNLGRAYYEKKEYKLSEKFFLAAIEKRPNYFDALHGLGQTYIAMGRISEAVAALESIVKQTPKFANENVNLSMNYRLTAKYKFAKVYFDLGGAYRLQHKYRKAYSAYNKVINLVPETSLAVEAEKEIKSLKR
- the pilQ gene encoding type IV pilus secretin PilQ, with the translated sequence MIHLIKRFLRKKALIASLLSAALIFSGCASNKADVEKVDDAEVSVAPTLITNLITAEDSELATVTVRGNRFLTYTSIKQDIPLGILFYFHETGLDETIQSTYTPESDLISSIETSELADQEGTTRILISLKKDTPYDVTPDDTGIKISFSKTSEAQASSDSAAASETAELVQATKPVDAIVPAASILKSVYVLKYEEKIKINVNADGVIKNYKSFTIKSPARIVFDIYNIKSPFKKQKTVPANSKWVSRVRHFGYPDKVRVVLDTKKKFLSSFSAYPVETGLEIHVGKDEIAPVLASSKKVITSEKAITPEKKAPVPEEKPIVVAEKMKPAYAYTKPAWVNRIDFLGKETGKSTVIIGTTHPVNHELVEVTDRLLRINLFNTKLPKYRKRPLITTRFESAVDRITPFFKTTVKNTSMVAIELRERVPYTLEQKEDLLLIHFEASSIPPKPFEQADLPSWKKVFAQMDIKDSVAEKMPIAKTPDMSQEKEYEKVERDKPGVVLFDKSDQDLYDLKRQRRIEAHSGKPRIVEAYYGETAKKYTGEKIALDFYDTDIKNVFRILKEISGQNFAIDKDVTGKITLSFDKPVPWDQVLDLVLKMNKLGRIYEGDIIRIATLETLKEEEVERKEKLKAKQEAKKQEDLITAFLPISYTSASELAIAHLIKKGTEKIISKGTKSRFRGFENTAVTGISIFNPDRGVVSTDARLNMVILTDVPDSVKRAKEIIQKLDKVTPQVMIEAKVVEINTDFTNEIGIDWSADIGPWNSPERISGNLSGDVAMNLPVASAGTIGLAFTKVNGTPFVLNAQLTAMETRGKGKIISSPKVLTLDGKTAMIKHGFQYPYFEISDGDISVRFKDIVLSLEVTPMVTPDERVLLQIHVTKDDVGDFVSGSGFDVPSIIKNEAETELLVNDQDTIVIGGIVKTNKTSSTSGWPGLQNIPLLGWLFKKEGKSEISEELLIFITPKIVQLEQRHMVD
- a CDS encoding pilus assembly protein PilP translates to MYKHFMISSVVFLIGLSVLVAGLFSGCDGRSERPAKPEIVYKKIIAKSKDAAKAEKTVPVKSTPKVLTKHDLAKNPKADISPARDVKISKRPAVQPQKPKMTLEPKSDISKIKITKKEKRPVPSSTGSNKLPIKKDVLKPKPDTAKVVAKVSDKTAVAATKGSDKIISSSITDSAPSAYIARGKIDPFEPLFKETPVFRKKKKKRVPRTPLEKLSLGQLKLVAIIRAPSGNKALVEEISGKGYVIKKGTYIGLNSGKIIKIEKDNIIIEEEIQNIQGNIEVRQKKMKLQKPSGE